One Manduca sexta isolate Smith_Timp_Sample1 chromosome 26, JHU_Msex_v1.0, whole genome shotgun sequence genomic region harbors:
- the LOC119190713 gene encoding uncharacterized protein LOC119190713 — protein sequence MDQVLMNRLLLISDEIKRLTDCALTQSASYNNDDKTKACIIVAKLKAMLGKFGHELHTYFNSSQEPDIDEVSTLTSIQLHGEEALVELEVKIESGAISQNEASTSSTCAVLSSKLPKLSLPIFEGNILDWHQFWDQFSSNIDKRNLPDVDKLLYLKSSLTGEAKNTLEGLDATNKNYQIAVTLLKQRYGKESQIIDAHYAALYKIEPAKTSADGRKTLNEIERHLRVLSSMGENVNHNHLRFIIMEKFPADILYDLKMKTSNESVEEIRNKLEVIIAAKEDVAKIPVIL from the coding sequence atgGACCAAGTATTAATGAATCGCTTATTGCTAATAAGTGACGAAATTAAAAGATTAACAGACTGTGCTCTCACACAAAGTGCTAGTTACAATAACGATGATAAGACAAAAGCCTGCATTATCGTCGCTAAACTAAAAGCAATGTTGGGTAAATTTGGTCATGAATTGCATACTTACTTTAATTCCTCTCAAGAACCAGATATAGATGAAGTGTCTACACTCACTAGCATACAGCTACATGGAGAGGAAGCATTAGTAGAGCTAGAAGTTAAAATTGAGTCAGGGGCTATATCACAAAATGAAGCTTCAACAAGCAGTACATGTGCCGTTTTGTCCAGTAAACTTCCAAAGCTATCCTTACCGATTTTTGAAGGCAACATCCTTGATTGGCATCAATTTTGGGACCAATTCAGTTCAAATATAGATAAGAGAAACTTACCTGATGTAgataagttattgtatttaaaaagttcCCTCACAGGCGAAGCTAAGAATACTCTAGAAGGATTGGAtgctactaataaaaattatcaaattgcAGTAACATTACTCAAGCAAAGATATGGTAAAGAAAGTCAGATTATTGATGCTCATTACGCAGCATTATACAAAATCGAACCAGCAAAAACGAGTGCAGATGGAAGGAAGACACTCAACGAAATTGAAAGGCACTTACGTGTATTAAGCTCTATGGGTGAAAATGTAAACCATAACCATTTACGATTCATTATCATGGAAAAGTTTCCAGCAGATATACTCTATGATCTTAAAATGAAGACGTCAAATGAATCAGTTGAAgaaataagaaacaaattagAAGTCATAATTGCAGCCAAAGAAGATGTGGCAAAAATACCAGTGATATTATGA